In Miscanthus floridulus cultivar M001 chromosome 8, ASM1932011v1, whole genome shotgun sequence, the sequence GAATCGCCACCACCGGCCAGACCACTTTGTCGGTAACGTCAATGAGCcgcgcgccaagcgcaactatgacgaacaatacaagaagatcctcgatggcttgTGCCCCtaccacaagaacgccaaacacaagatgaaggactgcctcagttTAGCCAAGGAGTTCTAAGACAAAAAGCTAGACGGCGACACCAACGGCGGGAAtagaggccaccgaccacctaggggcaatggcaatgccttccaggaccatgacaaggtggtcgccaccatcttcggtggCCTCGCCTCTgccaagagcagaagagaacgaAAGCTCGCCGTCCAATGAGTGCTCGTCATAGAATCAGAGGAaaccaccgccaaccccagctatcgcccatggtcagaggtccccatcactttcaccagggccgaccagtgggcgaacataccctacatagggcgttcCCCCTTGTCCTCAACGTAActatccagaaggtgctcttcagaaaagtccttgtcgatggtggcagtgctttgaacttACTCTTCGTCGGGGCTCTAAGGGAGTTGGCACTCGCGATAATAGATCTAACACCTtcagactcctccttttggggtgtggtatctagtagggcatctagaccacttggagaaatcactctaccagtacagttcagcatGGCAAGCAATTACCGCATCGAGCatgtcaacttctacgtcgccgacttcgacaccgcctaccatgccatacttggtcggccagctctggccaagttcatggccatgccaCACTACGCAtatctggtgatgaagatgccttcgcctgtagtaGTCCTatctctgcgggccaacctctccgtcgcctatgcCTGTGAGATGGAGAGTCTCACtctcgctgaagccaccgacctctccatccagatggctagcatggtcgccgAAGCTAAGATGGTGCccgctgatgacatggagatcccagagctagaaCTTCCTTGCGCCTcctccaagtccaaggaagtcaaggaggtcggccttggcctatatgacccctccaagaccgtgaagattggggctcaccttgaccccaaataggaaaacaCGCTCATCTCCCTCCTACGTGCCAACATCGACATGTTTGcgtggaaacctacagacatgccgagggtaccacgggagaaggtcgagcactccttgaatgtctcgccgatcgccaaaccgatcaagtagaaactccatcgattcacgccagacaagaaggaggctattagggtagaaataaaacagtTGTTAGCGGCcgaatttataaaagaagtgtatcacccagattggttagcaaaccctgttctcgtttgaaaaaagaataaggaatggagaatgtgtgttgattatactgatcttaacaaacactgccctaaagaccccttctgcttgccttggatagatgaggttgtagattcCACGGCTAGCTGCAAACTgatctccttccttgactgttactccggctatcatcagatctccctcaaggaagaagaccagatcaaaacatctttcatcatgcctttcgaggCATATtgctacacaactatgtccttcagactcaaaaACATCAGGGCTACCTAttaaagggccattcagatgtgcctcgaccaatagatcggccgcaatgtcaaagcctacatagacgacatggtcgtcaagaccaagacTGCTAACAACCTTATCACCGACCTCAAAGAAACTTTCGCCAACCTGAataagtaccgatggaagctaaacccttcaaagtgcatctttggagttccatctagtatactgctgggctacatcatcagtgctcatGGCATCAAgcctaaccctgacaag encodes:
- the LOC136469784 gene encoding uncharacterized protein, which encodes MASNYRIEHVNFYVADFDTAYHAILGRPALAKFMAMPHYAYLVMKMPSPVVVLSLRANLSVAYACEMESLTLAEATDLSIQMASMVAEAKMVPADDMEIPELELPCASSKSKEVKEVGLGLYDPSKTVKIGAHLDPK